The Stomoxys calcitrans chromosome 3, idStoCalc2.1, whole genome shotgun sequence genome includes a region encoding these proteins:
- the LOC106092242 gene encoding uncharacterized protein LOC106092242, with product MLCCIIKPVLVFIHSFHKVFIFILNVAIYAGRTLFLILLKSGEFIREVFAALAIIAEELYYFLCDLYESASAVSLYVRTSANGGVNGIIEAIVVFCRHMRKFFLNTQIISKLVATKLGCFVCHFLDLVRNALLLITDCAWWLITLIPRYLLYSAIAVGDAIVGGITLMRKAVVYSITIVVEDIFRLTIGIVLLILLWHNRRRLARVAIRFVSNLKRIIVLCFRRLCLFTNWILGRRTRLSVVRTTPTRSRLPRQRVSPAASEKSIDPHQRCVVCRDRQKCVVLLPCKHLCLCEECADYMIFSAQRQTCPLCRTSIVHSMSVYT from the exons ATGTTATGCTGCATAATAAAACCAGTTCTTGTATTTATTCACAGTTTTCATAAAGTCTTCATATTTATATTGAACGTTGCCATATATGCAGGTCGCACACTATTTCTGATACTACTAAAATCGGGTGAATTTATTAGAGAAGTGTTTGCGGCCTTGGCCATTATTGCTGAAGAACTGTATTATTTTCTATGCGATTTGTACGAAAGTGCAAGTGCTGTCTCGCTGTACGTGCGAACTTCAGCAAATGGAGGTGTAAATGGCATAATCGAAGCCATAGTGGTATTCTGTCGTCATATGCGGAAGTTTTTTCTCAACACTCAGATAATTTCTAAATTGGTGGCAACCAAATTGGGTTGTTTTGTGTGCCATTTCCTGGACCTGGTTCGCAATGCCTTGTTATTAATAACAGATTGTGCTTGGTGGTTAATAACACTTATTCCACGATATCTTTTGTATTCAGCCATCGCAGTTGGGGATGCCATTGTTGGTGGTATCACACTTATGCGCAAGGCTGTAGTCTACAGTATAACTATTGTCGTTGAGGACATATTCCGCTTAACAATTGGAATTGTGCTACTCATATTGTTGTGGCACAACAGACGACGATTGGCTCGAGTTGCAATTAGATTTGTTTCAAACCTGAAAAGG ATTATCGTGTTATGCTTCCGTCGATTATGTTTATTCACCAATTGGATACTGGGCCGAAGAACTAGACTTTCTGTTGTACGAACAACTCCCACTAGGTCACGTTTACCACGCCAGAGGGTGTCGCCAGCAGCCAGTGAAAAGTCAATAGATCCACATCAACGTTGCGTGGTTTGTCGAGATAGGCAAAAATGCGTCGTTCTCTTGCCTTGCAAGCATTTGTGTTTGTGCGAGGAATGTGCGGACTATATGATATTTTCTGCACAACGTCAAACGTGTCCTTTGTGCCGGACGAGTATTGTACACTCAATGTCAGTGTACACTTGA